TGGAACCCCAGAAAGCGGCCACGGGCCGGACCAGCGTCAGCGCGACGGGGATGGCCGGCACCACACCGACGATCGACTCGCTGCCGGACCAGGCTGTTCCGAGCAGTACGCAGATCAGCGCGGCCCCCAGGACCAGCGCGTGCGGGGTCCACACCAGCTTCTTCCGCACATTCGCCGGGAGCAGGCCCATCAGCGGCCCGTGGTCGTCGAGCGGGGGCAGCGGGCGGTAGGCGAACACGTCCTTCAGGAGATCCTGCCGCAGGCCGCCCAGCGCACTCGCCGCCGCCTGGAACTCCGGTGTTCTGGTCTTCGTCTGGGCTCGGGTCTCGGTCACGTGCTCACGGTAGGGGGAGGCGCGGGCCGGGGTCGTCCCCACGGAAGCGGATCCGCACGCCTCCGTCTCAGGGACTACTGACTGGCCCACGGGACCCGCCTACGGACTCACCCGCGGGCGGCCACCCAGACGTTCCGCTCGGTGCACACGGTGAGGTCGTCGCGGCGCAGCACCCCGTGCGGGCCGTCCGCGTCGGTGAGCGCGTCCAGGGTGGCGAGGTCCTGGGCGTCGAGTACGTCCTCCAGCGCGGACCGGACCCGGGTGAGGGAGGCCAGCACGTAGCGGCCGGTGGCGGCGGGCAGCGGGGCGGCCAGGTCGATGGCGACGACCCGCTCGGCCACCACGTCGAGCCCGGCCCCGCGCAGGCGGGCACCCCAGTCCTCGCTCATGTGCATCCCGGCGGCCTTCCGCCCCTCGGCCTGGGCCGTGTGGCAGCGCTCCTCCAGACCGGGGCGGCCGATGCCGAGGTCGTCGGGGAGGAAGCGGGGGAAGCCTTCGAGCTCGACCGCGACCATGAGCCCGCCGGGCCTCAGCACCTCGCGGACCTGGGCCAGGACGCCGGCCGGGTCGGCCAGGTGGTGGAGCGAGGCGGAGGCCCACACCAGGTCGAAGGGCCCGGCGGGCAGGGCCTCGGTGTCGAGGTCGGCCACCACGGTACGGACGCGGTCGGCGACCCCGAGCGCGGCGGCCTTCTCCTCCAGCCGGGCGGCCATCGCGGGCGACGCGTCCACGGCGGTGACGTCGGCGCCGGGGAAGCGCTGGAGCAGGGCGAAGGTGCCCGCGCCGGTGCCGCTGCCCAGGTCGAGCACCCGGAGGTCCCGCCCGCCGGGCTTCTCCGCCGTCCCGCCGGACAGCTCCTCGATCCAGCCGGTCAGCTCGTCCAGGTGCTCGTGCAGCACCTCGGCGTCGAGGTCGAGCATCTCGGTGAGTACCGAGAAGTCGGCGTCCTGCGGGCCGTGCCCATGACCGGAGCCGTGCTGGTGGCCGTGCTGGTGGCCCGGGGCGTGTCCGCCCTGGTGGCCCTGCCGGTGGCCGTGCCCGTGCTGGTGCGCGTTGTTGTCGTCCATGCGTCGAGCCTACGCACGCCTTGCGTCGAAGGCATAGCATCTTGCGTATGACGCAAGACGGCGCACTCGACTCCCTGGTCCGCAAACGGATACGCGGCCTCCGGACCGCCCAGGGCTGGTCGCTCGACGATCTGGCCGCGCGCTGTTTCCTCAGCCCGTCCACCCTGAGCCGCATCGAGACCGGCCACCGGCGGATCGGCCTCGATCAGCTCGGCTCGATCGCGCGCGCCCTGGGGACGACCCTGGACACGCTGGTGGAGTCGGTCTCGGACGAGGACGTGGTGATCCGCCCGCAGCACGACACGGAGTGCGGGACGACCACCTGGCTGCTGAACCGGGAGGGCGGACAGCCGGGCGTCACCGTGGTCCGGATGAGCGTCACTGCGCCCGAGCCGCGGCACGGGCGGGACGAACTGAAGGTCCACCCGGGCGGCAAGGACTGGTTCACCGTGCTCTCCGGCACCGTCGTGCTGCTGCTGGGGGAGCGGACCATCACGGTCGAGACGGGCGAGGCGGCGGAGTTCTCCACGATGGTCCCGCACGCCTTCGGCGCGCGGGGCGGCCCGGCGGAGATCCTCGCGATCTTCGACCGTGACGGCCGGCGGACCCATCTGCGCCCGGAGCGCTGATCCGCCGTTCGGGACCACCCCGCCGGAGTCCGCCGGACGCGCACGTCACCAGGCGAGCTGTTCCAGCTCCTCCGCCACCAGCGCGCAGGCGTCCGTCGAGGGGTCGATGAGCGGGAAGTGGCCGATCTCGTCCAGCAGGGTCAGCCCGACCGTCTCCCCCGCCGTCGCCGCCGCCGCGACGAACGCCTCCGCGACCGACTGCGGCACGACGATGTCGTCGCACCCCTGCACGATGTGGGTGGCGATCCCGGTGGGCAGCAGCACTGCGGGGTCGACGTGCGGGCGCCGTTCGGCGAACCCCTCCTCACCACCCAGGAGTTCGTGGACGGCCCCGGAGCAGATGCCGAGCTTCGCGGCGGTCAGCAGATCGGCGATCGGTGCCAGCGCCACCACCCCGCGCAGCGGCGGAGGTTCGGGCAGCCGCCACGGCGACCCCTCGGGCAGCACATGCCGGGCAGCCGCCCAGAGCGCGAGGTGGCCGCCCGCCGAGTGCCCGGTGACGACGATCCGCCGCAGGTCCGCCTCCGGCAACTCCCGTGCCGCGACGGCAGGGATGGCGTCCATCGCGGCGGCCACGTCGTCGAAGGTCTCGGGCCAGCGGCCCGCCGCGTTCCCCTCCCCCGCCGCGTTCCCCTCCCCCGCCGAGGACGGGTCCGCTCCGCGCCGGTACTCCACACTCGCGACGGCGAAGCCGCGGTCGGTGAGGAACGCGGCGAGCGGCGACACGTGACGGCGGTCGTACGGAGCGCGCCAGGCGCCGCCGTGGAGCAGGACGACGAGCGGCATGTTGGTCCACCCGTGCGCCGGAGCCCAGAGGTCGATGACCTGGTCGGGGTGGTCCCCGTAGGCGACGGTCCGGTCGGGGGCGATCTCCGCATGGGCGAACGCCGACTTCTCCTCTACGGCGTCCCGATCGCGCGCGGCGGAATCCGACATTGTTGCTCCAACCATCCTTTGGGCTGCCCCACTTGTCCGACCTGCGGGGACCGTACCAGGCCCTGGAGCGGTCTCCGGACGGAGCGGGTCCGCCCCGGCTCCGTCCGGAGCCGCTCCGGCGCCGTCACCCCTTCGCCACGGCCCCCGCCGGGACGTCCGCCAGCACCCCGGCGAGCACCCGGGCGGCCCGCTCCGCATCGGCGAAGCCGACGTACAGCGGGGTGAACCCGAACCGGAGCACGTCGGGACGGCGCAGGTCGCCGACGACGCCCCGGGCGATCAGTTCGCGCATCACCGGCTCGGCCTCGGCACACCGCAGCGCGACCTGGCTGCCCCGCTCGCCGTGCGCCGCCGGGGTCACCGAGACGACGCGGCCCCCGGGGGCGTACGCCTCGACGCACTCCAGGAAGAAGTCCGTCAGGGCGAGGGACTTGGCGCGTACGGCCTCGATCGGCACCCCGTCCCAGACGTCGAGGGCGGACTCCAGCGCCAGCATCGAGAGGATGTCGGGCGTGCCGACCCGGCCCCGGACGGCGCCCTCGGCGGGCTCGAAACCGGCGGTCATGCCGAACGGGTCGGCGTGCGAGTTCCACCCCGGCAGCGGGGAGTCGAAGACACTCTGGTGGCGCTCGGCGACGTACAGGTAGGCAGGCGAACCCGGGCCGCCGTTCAGGTACTTGTACGTGCAGCCGACCGCCAGGTCCACGCCGTGCTCGTCCAGGCCGACCGGCAGCGCACCGGCGCTGTGGCAGAGGTCCCAGACCACGACGGCCCCCGCGCGCTGCACGGCGGCGGTGAGCGTGGGCAGGTCGTGCAGCCGGCCGGTGCGGTAGTCGACATGGTTCAACAACACCGCCGCCGTTCGCGAGTTGACGGCACCCGGCACGTCGGCGGGGTCGACCGGGACGATCCGGTGCCCGGTCATCCGGGCGGCCGATCCGGCGATGTAGCCGTCGGTGGGGAATGTCGAGGCGTCGACAACGATCTCGTCCCGCCCGCCCGGTGCGAGCCGGGTCGCGGCGACCAGCGCCTTGAAGACGTTGACGCTGGTGGAGTCGCCCACCACGATCCGGCCCGGCGCCGCGCCGACGATCGGCGCGATGCGGTCGCCGACCCGCTCGGGCGCGGTCCACCAGCCGCTCTCGTCCCAGGACCTGATGCGCAGCTCGCCCCATTCGCGGGTGAGGACGTCGTGCAGCCGGTCGGGCACGTGGACGGGCAGCGCGCCGAGCGAGTTGCCGTCCAGATAAACGCCCTCGTCGAGGGTGAACAGCTCGCGCAGATCGGCGAGTTCGTCGGCGGCGTCCAGCTTGGCCGCACGGTCCGCCAACAGGCGGTGGTTGGTCTCAGACATGACTGCGGGCCGTCCAGAGTTCGGGGAACACGGTCTTCTGCGCGCGCTTCTCCAGCCACGCCACCCCGGCTGAGCCGCCGGTTCCGGTCTTCGAGCCCATGGCGCGCCGGGTCGCCACCAAGTGGTCGTTGCGCCAGCGCCAGACCAGCTCGCCGACGTCCGTGAGCAGCTCGCCGAGGCGCACCAGTTCGTCGTACTTCTCCGGGTCGGCGTATATCCGCGCCCAGACGGCCTCGATCACCGGGGAGGGCTCGTACTTCTGCCGCAGATCCCGGTCGAGGACCGACCGCGGTACCGGGTGGCCGCGCCGCGCGAGCAGCGCCAGCGCCTCGTCGTAGAGGCTCGGCTGGCTCAGCGCCTTCTCCAGCTCGGCGTACACGCGCGGGGAACCCCGGTGCGGTACGAGCATGGAGGCGGACTTGTCACCGAGCAGGAACTCCATCCGCCGGTACATCGCCGACTGGAAGCCGGAGCCCTCGCCGAGCGAACTCCGGTAGGAGTTGAACTGGGCGGGGGTGAGCTGGGCCAGCGGGCGCCAGGACGCGTTCAGGGCCTCCAGCTGGCGCAGCGAGCGCTTCAGGGCGTCCCGCGCGACCGGCAGCCGGTCCTCGCGCAGGGCGAGCGCCGCCGTCTCCCACTCGTGGACCAGGACGGTGAACCACAACTCCATGACCTGGGTGGTGACGAGGAAGACCATCTCGCCGGGATCGTCGGAGCGCAATTGCTGCAAATGGGTGAGGACGTCCGCCTGGACGTAGTCCTCGTAGGGAGTCGTTCCCGCGAAGTCGAGGTACGGGGTCTCCGCACCGGTCTCTTCGGGGTCGGGGTGTTTCGCCGACATCTCTGTCTCCTCGGCACGAGCCTCCGGGTAGCGGTCCGCCCCGTCCTAGCTGGGTGGGCTCCGGTCCCCTGCGGCGCATCCTAGGCGGAACGGGCAGGCACGGCCCAGAGCCGGAAGCGGGCTGGTGGCTCGGCCGGGACCTCCTCGATCGCGAGGCCGGGGCCGCGGTCCGGACGCTCCCGTACGCATACCGGCCCGCAGCCGACAAAGCGGGCTGCGGGCCGGTGAGCGGGCACGAAAGGGCGCCAGCGCCTCCTGGTGGGATCAGCCCAGGATGTCGGCGGCGGTCGGCGAGGAGTCGCGCAGGAAGGTCGAG
The DNA window shown above is from Streptomyces sp. NBC_00247 and carries:
- a CDS encoding class I SAM-dependent methyltransferase, coding for MDDNNAHQHGHGHRQGHQGGHAPGHQHGHQHGSGHGHGPQDADFSVLTEMLDLDAEVLHEHLDELTGWIEELSGGTAEKPGGRDLRVLDLGSGTGAGTFALLQRFPGADVTAVDASPAMAARLEEKAAALGVADRVRTVVADLDTEALPAGPFDLVWASASLHHLADPAGVLAQVREVLRPGGLMVAVELEGFPRFLPDDLGIGRPGLEERCHTAQAEGRKAAGMHMSEDWGARLRGAGLDVVAERVVAIDLAAPLPAATGRYVLASLTRVRSALEDVLDAQDLATLDALTDADGPHGVLRRDDLTVCTERNVWVAARG
- a CDS encoding alpha/beta hydrolase, which produces MSDSAARDRDAVEEKSAFAHAEIAPDRTVAYGDHPDQVIDLWAPAHGWTNMPLVVLLHGGAWRAPYDRRHVSPLAAFLTDRGFAVASVEYRRGADPSSAGEGNAAGEGNAAGRWPETFDDVAAAMDAIPAVAARELPEADLRRIVVTGHSAGGHLALWAAARHVLPEGSPWRLPEPPPLRGVVALAPIADLLTAAKLGICSGAVHELLGGEEGFAERRPHVDPAVLLPTGIATHIVQGCDDIVVPQSVAEAFVAAAATAGETVGLTLLDEIGHFPLIDPSTDACALVAEELEQLAW
- a CDS encoding tryptophan 2,3-dioxygenase family protein, which encodes MSAKHPDPEETGAETPYLDFAGTTPYEDYVQADVLTHLQQLRSDDPGEMVFLVTTQVMELWFTVLVHEWETAALALREDRLPVARDALKRSLRQLEALNASWRPLAQLTPAQFNSYRSSLGEGSGFQSAMYRRMEFLLGDKSASMLVPHRGSPRVYAELEKALSQPSLYDEALALLARRGHPVPRSVLDRDLRQKYEPSPVIEAVWARIYADPEKYDELVRLGELLTDVGELVWRWRNDHLVATRRAMGSKTGTGGSAGVAWLEKRAQKTVFPELWTARSHV
- a CDS encoding XRE family transcriptional regulator; amino-acid sequence: MTQDGALDSLVRKRIRGLRTAQGWSLDDLAARCFLSPSTLSRIETGHRRIGLDQLGSIARALGTTLDTLVESVSDEDVVIRPQHDTECGTTTWLLNREGGQPGVTVVRMSVTAPEPRHGRDELKVHPGGKDWFTVLSGTVVLLLGERTITVETGEAAEFSTMVPHAFGARGGPAEILAIFDRDGRRTHLRPER
- the kynU gene encoding kynureninase, which codes for MSETNHRLLADRAAKLDAADELADLRELFTLDEGVYLDGNSLGALPVHVPDRLHDVLTREWGELRIRSWDESGWWTAPERVGDRIAPIVGAAPGRIVVGDSTSVNVFKALVAATRLAPGGRDEIVVDASTFPTDGYIAGSAARMTGHRIVPVDPADVPGAVNSRTAAVLLNHVDYRTGRLHDLPTLTAAVQRAGAVVVWDLCHSAGALPVGLDEHGVDLAVGCTYKYLNGGPGSPAYLYVAERHQSVFDSPLPGWNSHADPFGMTAGFEPAEGAVRGRVGTPDILSMLALESALDVWDGVPIEAVRAKSLALTDFFLECVEAYAPGGRVVSVTPAAHGERGSQVALRCAEAEPVMRELIARGVVGDLRRPDVLRFGFTPLYVGFADAERAARVLAGVLADVPAGAVAKG